Proteins from a single region of Diorhabda sublineata isolate icDioSubl1.1 chromosome 2, icDioSubl1.1, whole genome shotgun sequence:
- the LOC130440440 gene encoding uncharacterized protein LOC130440440, with protein sequence MNIKFIFFALATLFVDVRGFIEFMDCGYTVETVGVKLGSCISTPCEISTDKIQEIEITVDGTQIPPTSTIVASAEFIQMGIHWSVPITPEDVCTSWSCPLEARPEYTFLGEIEFSGIHLKRPGMLQIEAFTDDPDIDPLFCIKIPVLIVN encoded by the exons atgaatattaaatttattttttttgctttggCTACTCTGTTCGTTGACGTaagaggttttattgaatttatggATTGTG GGTATACAGTAGAAACAGTAGGAGTGAAATTAGGAAGCTGTATATCGACGCCTTGTGAAATTAGTACTGATAAAATTCAAGAGATTGAGATAACAGTGGATGGCACAC AGATTCCTCCAACATCAACTATAGTCGCATCTGCGGAATTCATTCAAATGGGCATACACTGGAGTGTACCAATAACACCCGAAGATGTATGTACGTCATGGTCATGTCCTCTTGAAGCTAGACCTGAATACACGTTCTTGGGAGAAATCGAATTTTCTGGGATTCATTTAAAG agacCAGGAATGCTGCAAATAGAAGCCTTCACTGATGATCCTGATATAGAtccattattttgtattaaaattccCGTCTtgattgtaaattga
- the LOC130440439 gene encoding facilitated trehalose transporter Tret1-like isoform X1: MTESKVSPPLIIKFDETINSQKLQENLEGRYQSRYVYITALTANILLIAAGFTLNWAAPVLPMLLSNNTDINPLGRQISTLEVSFLAATTNITGFLGFYIMAKVSDRFGRKATMIFSAIIHAFSFNVIAFIGNIYSYYICLLLIGIGFSGIVVSVSVYNVEISDKHNRDRVSSIVGIGIPMGVLLSFLFGSVTSVKVFSIINAVPAFLFLILGPFIIIESPVYHCLRGRKNEALICLERLRRFASQREIETEYLEILSNVKERGEKKNSVIDLFKTKASKRALLLSIFLSTGRQTSGLPLVMTFIGIIFKDTGSSLSGNRIGILLGFEQVISIIPMIYFIKKLDRRYFVLASCLVASFSLFTLSLSLFLEHSDYNFKEYIRWLPPVSALVFMLGYNLGYGPLSLSLSGELFNNNLRSIGVGVGLLMECLCTFVVKFTFPLLIEALGLHFSLAIFTVTGLVNFTVFYRFLPETREKSLREIQKLLEN, translated from the coding sequence CAAATATTCTTTTGATTGCTGCTGGTTTCACTTTGAATTGGGCCGCACCCGTACTACCGATGCTTTTATCTAACAACACCGATATCAATCCATTAGGAAGACAGATTTCCACTTTGGAAGTTTCTTTTTTGGCAGCTACTACAAATATTACTGGTTTTCTGGGATTTTATATCATGGCAAAAGTTTCCGATAGATTTGGCAGGAAAGCAACTATGATATTTTCAGCTATAATTCACGCGTTTTCTTTCAATGTAATTGCATTCATCGGCAACATTTATTCGTATTATATTTGTTTGTTGTTAATAGGTATTGGATTTTCTGGAATAGTTGTAAGCGTTTCCGTATATAATGTAGAAATTTCAGACAAACATAATAGAGATAGAGTAAGCAGTATAGTTGGAATTGGAATACCCATGGGTGTGTTACTTTCTTTCCTTTTTGGCTCGGTAACGTCTGTCAAAGTATTCAGTATAATTAATGCAGTACCGGCATTCCTCTTTCTAATATTAGGACctttcattattattgaatCGCCAGTTTATCATTGTTTGAGAGGCAGGAAAAACGAAGCTCTAATATGTTTAGAACGTCTTAGAAGATTTGCGAGCCAACGAGAAATAGAAACAGAATATTTAGAGATATTATCGAATGTAAAAGAAAGAGGAGAAAAGAAAAACTCTGTTAtcgatttatttaaaacaaaagcaTCAAAAAGAGCGTTATtgctttcaatatttttatctaccGGAAGACAAACGTCTGGTCTTCCTCTTGTAATGACCTTCATAGGCATCATATTCAAAGATACCGGATCAAGTTTGTCAGGTAATAGAATCGGAATTCTATTGGGATTTGAACAAGTTATATCCATAATACCAAtgatatatttcatcaaaaaattagatagaagATATTTCGTCCTTGCTTCATGTTTAGTAGCTTCCTTCTCACTATTTACTTTGAGTTTATCCCTATTTCTTGAGCACAGTGATTATAACTTCAAAGAATACATCCGATGGTTACCTCCCGTATCCGCTTTAGTGTTTATGCTAGGTTATAATCTTGGATATGGTCCCTTATCATTGTCTTTAAGTGGagaattattcaataataatttgagaTCGATTGGAGTTGGAGTGGGTTTGTTAATGGAATGTTTGTGCACGTTTGTAGTGAAATTCACGTTTCCTTTACTAATAGAAGCTTTAGGACTACATTTCAGTTTAGCAATTTTCACTGTAACGGGTTTGGTGAATTTTACAGTGTTTTACCGATTTTTACCAGAAACTAGGGAAAAATCGCTTAGAgagatacaaaaattattagaaaattga
- the LOC130440439 gene encoding facilitated trehalose transporter Tret1-like isoform X2, whose product MLLSNNTDINPLGRQISTLEVSFLAATTNITGFLGFYIMAKVSDRFGRKATMIFSAIIHAFSFNVIAFIGNIYSYYICLLLIGIGFSGIVVSVSVYNVEISDKHNRDRVSSIVGIGIPMGVLLSFLFGSVTSVKVFSIINAVPAFLFLILGPFIIIESPVYHCLRGRKNEALICLERLRRFASQREIETEYLEILSNVKERGEKKNSVIDLFKTKASKRALLLSIFLSTGRQTSGLPLVMTFIGIIFKDTGSSLSGNRIGILLGFEQVISIIPMIYFIKKLDRRYFVLASCLVASFSLFTLSLSLFLEHSDYNFKEYIRWLPPVSALVFMLGYNLGYGPLSLSLSGELFNNNLRSIGVGVGLLMECLCTFVVKFTFPLLIEALGLHFSLAIFTVTGLVNFTVFYRFLPETREKSLREIQKLLEN is encoded by the coding sequence ATGCTTTTATCTAACAACACCGATATCAATCCATTAGGAAGACAGATTTCCACTTTGGAAGTTTCTTTTTTGGCAGCTACTACAAATATTACTGGTTTTCTGGGATTTTATATCATGGCAAAAGTTTCCGATAGATTTGGCAGGAAAGCAACTATGATATTTTCAGCTATAATTCACGCGTTTTCTTTCAATGTAATTGCATTCATCGGCAACATTTATTCGTATTATATTTGTTTGTTGTTAATAGGTATTGGATTTTCTGGAATAGTTGTAAGCGTTTCCGTATATAATGTAGAAATTTCAGACAAACATAATAGAGATAGAGTAAGCAGTATAGTTGGAATTGGAATACCCATGGGTGTGTTACTTTCTTTCCTTTTTGGCTCGGTAACGTCTGTCAAAGTATTCAGTATAATTAATGCAGTACCGGCATTCCTCTTTCTAATATTAGGACctttcattattattgaatCGCCAGTTTATCATTGTTTGAGAGGCAGGAAAAACGAAGCTCTAATATGTTTAGAACGTCTTAGAAGATTTGCGAGCCAACGAGAAATAGAAACAGAATATTTAGAGATATTATCGAATGTAAAAGAAAGAGGAGAAAAGAAAAACTCTGTTAtcgatttatttaaaacaaaagcaTCAAAAAGAGCGTTATtgctttcaatatttttatctaccGGAAGACAAACGTCTGGTCTTCCTCTTGTAATGACCTTCATAGGCATCATATTCAAAGATACCGGATCAAGTTTGTCAGGTAATAGAATCGGAATTCTATTGGGATTTGAACAAGTTATATCCATAATACCAAtgatatatttcatcaaaaaattagatagaagATATTTCGTCCTTGCTTCATGTTTAGTAGCTTCCTTCTCACTATTTACTTTGAGTTTATCCCTATTTCTTGAGCACAGTGATTATAACTTCAAAGAATACATCCGATGGTTACCTCCCGTATCCGCTTTAGTGTTTATGCTAGGTTATAATCTTGGATATGGTCCCTTATCATTGTCTTTAAGTGGagaattattcaataataatttgagaTCGATTGGAGTTGGAGTGGGTTTGTTAATGGAATGTTTGTGCACGTTTGTAGTGAAATTCACGTTTCCTTTACTAATAGAAGCTTTAGGACTACATTTCAGTTTAGCAATTTTCACTGTAACGGGTTTGGTGAATTTTACAGTGTTTTACCGATTTTTACCAGAAACTAGGGAAAAATCGCTTAGAgagatacaaaaattattagaaaattga